In Planococcus versutus, the DNA window ATTCTCCTGGAGCTAATTCAATTCCTAGATCTTCTATAGAAAAATGCATATCGACTTTTTCTCCAGCTGCTAATACATGTCCAAAATCATTTAACTGTGGATTATTAATAAAAACAGCATCTGAATGTGTCAAAATATACCATTTTCCTTCTTTATTTATTTCGATATAAAAATAATCACCAAATCCATAGTCTCGTATGCTGTCATTTGTAATTGTGGTCGCGATAACTAGCGGTGATTCAGTGTAGTTATCTTTTTCCAAAACGAGTGACAGTCCTTCTTTAGTTGAAAGTAGTTGTTGCTCTGGCGATGGTTCGCTTAACGACGACATCGGTGATGCGGTGTTACAAGAAGCAAGAACAAATGCACTTATTACTAATGCAATCATTTTCAACATGGCTTTCACCTCCCCACTTCATCATAGATCATCAATAATTTCTCTACCTTGATGCTCGTCATTTTTTCAATAAAATCTTACTAATTAATTGGATAAGAAGAAACGATTGACAAATAAAACCACACATGAGAATATAACCTAACGACCGTTAGGAAGGTGATTAACATGAAAGCTGATTTAATTTTACAAACAGCGATTAGCCATTTTGCCAAAGAAGGGTTTGAAGGTGCTTCTCTCAGTAAAATTGCTGAAGAAGTCGGAATAAAGAAACCGTCTATTTACGCACATTATAAATCGAAAGATGATTTGTTTCTATCCGCTCTTCACTATTCGCTCTATACGCAAAAAGCACAGTTAGCGAGTTATTTTAATTCCATGAGAAATGAACCACTGGAAAATCTTCTTTTCGGTTACTTCGGATGGTTTGCAAAAGAAAGCCAAGACAACGAACAGATGAAGTTTATTTTGCGCGTTGCTTATTTTCCGCCACTTAAACTTGAAAAAGAAGTTGGAGGATTATTCAATCCTTTTTTTGATAGCTTGCATCAACATTTAACGCGCTTGTTACGAGAACGTCATC includes these proteins:
- a CDS encoding TetR/AcrR family transcriptional regulator encodes the protein MKADLILQTAISHFAKEGFEGASLSKIAEEVGIKKPSIYAHYKSKDDLFLSALHYSLYTQKAQLASYFNSMRNEPLENLLFGYFGWFAKESQDNEQMKFILRVAYFPPLKLEKEVGGLFNPFFDSLHQHLTRLLRERHRQEKVLYSEDFSSAALAYLTITEGTMTELVYTGIEKYQERLQAVWPIFWRGLTN
- a CDS encoding immunoglobulin-like domain-containing protein — encoded protein: MLKMIALVISAFVLASCNTASPMSSLSEPSPEQQLLSTKEGLSLVLEKDNYTESPLVIATTITNDSIRDYGFGDYFYIEINKEGKWYILTHSDAVFINNPQLNDFGHVLAAGEKVDMHFSIEDLGIELAPGEYRLVKTFLAQQQPYYEISIAVPFSVD